A genome region from Desulfovibrio sp. includes the following:
- a CDS encoding DVU0524 family FlgM-associated protein, whose protein sequence is MADATAAQLRMMLQGYEQQLLAARRLARLRMRRRMAAGDDPNDPDPATRRHLMVEKVARELYEALLYTGSDNPVVEDIRQELGREVGQEVQFTYPPGGRLRIVGQGPEGLEPLSDETLRASRNALWRVTRKKVDESMLDEPEAG, encoded by the coding sequence ATGGCCGATGCAACCGCCGCGCAACTGCGCATGATGCTTCAGGGGTATGAACAGCAGCTGCTGGCAGCCCGACGCCTTGCACGGCTGAGAATGCGACGTAGAATGGCGGCAGGTGATGATCCCAACGATCCCGACCCCGCAACAAGGCGTCACCTGATGGTTGAAAAGGTGGCGCGTGAGCTTTACGAAGCACTGCTCTACACTGGCAGCGACAATCCCGTGGTCGAAGACATTCGCCAGGAACTTGGGCGAGAAGTAGGGCAGGAGGTGCAATTCACCTATCCTCCCGGCGGCAGATTGCGTATTGTGGGCCAGGGGCCAGAAGGCCTTGAGCCCTTGTCTGACGAAACACTGCGTGCATCGCGCAACGCCCTGTGGCGCGTCACGCGAAAAAAGGTTGACGAAAGCATGCTTGACGAGCCTGAGGCCGGGTAA
- the flgM gene encoding flagellar biosynthesis anti-sigma factor FlgM, producing MEIQGKINNFLDPYGTASSLDKSGEAKLKNRASSTTSDAAQGDTVSVSQDALLLTEARRTAQNTPDVRAEKVEALRIQVSNGTYKPDSKLIAANLVREEPGLFR from the coding sequence ATGGAAATTCAGGGAAAGATCAATAATTTTCTCGATCCTTACGGTACGGCATCGAGTCTTGACAAAAGCGGCGAAGCCAAGCTGAAGAACCGGGCCAGCTCCACCACCTCTGATGCTGCGCAGGGGGACACTGTAAGTGTATCGCAAGATGCACTGCTGTTGACCGAAGCTCGCCGCACGGCCCAGAACACGCCTGACGTGCGGGCCGAAAAGGTGGAGGCCCTGCGCATTCAGGTTTCTAACGGAACCTACAAACCTGACAGCAAGCTTATAGCCGCCAACCTTGTGCGCGAAGAACCGGGCCTGTTCCGGTAG
- a CDS encoding flagellar basal body P-ring protein FlgI: MKLTILRHPIFWITTAALLVCWALPAQAVRIKDIATFSGVRDNQLIGYGLVVGLGGTGDKKDSVFTLSSMKNMMDRMGVGVDASALKIKNVASVMVTARMPVSAKPGTRLDVTVSSVGDASSLLGGVLLQTALKGVDGKVYSLAQGALTVGGFSASGKAASTTKNITTVGIIPGGGIVERGIPFEFNQQDKLTLNLRVGDFSTAQQIAERLNGAMGGRYARAVDATSVTMDVPPQYRNNLVPLMASVENLDVSPDTAAKVVVDEKTGTVVLGRDVRISRAAVAHGNLQITVQESEQVSQPGPFSQGQTVVTPQTETNVREEARHLMMVEGATLQELVDGLNAIGATPRDLISILRTMQASGSLHADLEVI, translated from the coding sequence ATGAAATTGACGATACTGCGCCATCCCATCTTCTGGATTACCACCGCCGCACTGCTGGTTTGCTGGGCCCTGCCCGCGCAGGCCGTGCGCATCAAGGATATCGCCACGTTTTCGGGCGTGCGCGACAACCAGCTCATCGGGTATGGGCTGGTTGTGGGCCTGGGGGGAACCGGCGACAAGAAGGACTCCGTCTTTACCCTGAGCTCCATGAAAAACATGATGGACCGCATGGGCGTTGGCGTAGACGCCTCGGCCCTGAAGATCAAGAACGTGGCCTCGGTCATGGTAACAGCCCGCATGCCTGTTTCGGCCAAGCCGGGCACACGGCTCGACGTAACGGTCTCTTCCGTGGGCGACGCCTCGTCCCTCTTGGGTGGCGTGCTGCTGCAAACCGCCCTCAAGGGCGTGGATGGCAAGGTATACTCCCTGGCGCAGGGCGCGTTGACTGTTGGCGGTTTTTCCGCATCGGGCAAGGCGGCCAGCACCACCAAGAACATCACCACCGTCGGCATCATTCCCGGCGGCGGCATTGTTGAAAGGGGCATTCCCTTTGAGTTCAACCAGCAGGACAAGCTCACGCTCAACCTGCGCGTGGGCGATTTTTCCACGGCGCAGCAGATTGCGGAACGCCTGAACGGTGCCATGGGCGGGCGTTATGCCCGTGCCGTGGATGCCACCAGCGTGACCATGGACGTGCCGCCGCAGTACCGCAACAACCTCGTGCCGCTCATGGCCTCGGTGGAAAACCTTGATGTGAGCCCCGATACCGCCGCAAAGGTGGTGGTGGACGAAAAGACCGGTACGGTTGTGCTTGGGCGCGATGTGCGCATTTCGCGCGCGGCGGTGGCCCACGGCAACCTGCAGATAACAGTGCAGGAAAGCGAGCAGGTTTCGCAGCCCGGCCCCTTCTCGCAGGGGCAGACCGTGGTAACCCCGCAGACAGAAACAAACGTGCGCGAAGAAGCGCGCCACCTCATGATGGTGGAAGGCGCAACCCTTCAGGAACTGGTGGACGGCCTCAACGCCATCGGGGCAACCCCCCGCGACCTCATATCCATTTTGCGGACCATGCAGGCTTCGGGTTCATTGCACGCGGATCTGGAGGTAATCTAA
- a CDS encoding rod-binding protein has translation MTTPMSTALIPPEAGAGEIARNEMQSRLAGLGSLGSKKMDPAQKEKKLRESCEGFESIFIQKMWEEMRKTLPKSTLLHGKEEQFWQGMYDQELAKKMTSAGGIGLADMMYAQLSRGLVSASRTTATDASGMSQPAFTPEAAPMLTRTNSPEGDYEGGSASSDGHRRASGQAASIYGGVLPTQDAGHVANGSAAAGTLTGDQASADGQNPEEAARLAQQAMQASAQPERHKVVRTSNVPNMNSGLNLARMAQFEAGSKLGANTVRPSMQQMMGMAQPQNRVQQPGAVSGQSAGGAGMEQGFAPMEMPNMDIPPLTASAFETQAGGQPAQAGTQASMQAAMRPAQGQPGQLQPPQQPQKVRFTTNVPPAGRGGKQGLIRTLNTDGSGPNSHAGAGIAAYHAQQAQQGQPGGMQPAQAAQAGGAQPAAQVSPLPMGPAGSPAAMGVNPSSAPAASPVITTGTPMPAQGGTPATAPGMVSPVPLTGGQISVRQSGKNADSRNATASGIPPLTATDVYGGRQ, from the coding sequence ATGACCACGCCCATGTCAACCGCGCTTATTCCTCCTGAGGCCGGAGCGGGAGAAATTGCCCGCAACGAAATGCAGTCGCGCCTGGCGGGCCTTGGCAGCCTGGGCAGCAAAAAGATGGACCCCGCGCAAAAAGAAAAGAAACTGCGCGAATCGTGCGAGGGGTTTGAATCCATATTTATCCAGAAAATGTGGGAAGAAATGCGCAAAACCCTGCCCAAATCCACCTTGCTGCACGGCAAGGAGGAGCAGTTCTGGCAGGGTATGTACGATCAGGAACTGGCCAAAAAAATGACATCGGCTGGCGGTATTGGTCTGGCCGACATGATGTACGCCCAACTTTCGCGAGGGCTGGTTTCTGCCAGCCGAACCACAGCAACAGACGCCTCGGGCATGAGCCAGCCAGCCTTTACGCCCGAAGCCGCGCCCATGCTCACGCGTACCAACTCGCCCGAAGGCGACTACGAAGGCGGTTCCGCCTCCTCTGACGGCCACAGGCGCGCGTCCGGTCAGGCGGCATCGATTTATGGCGGCGTTCTGCCCACTCAGGATGCGGGGCACGTGGCCAACGGCTCTGCGGCAGCCGGCACCCTCACCGGAGATCAGGCATCTGCCGATGGGCAGAATCCCGAAGAAGCCGCCCGTCTTGCCCAGCAGGCCATGCAGGCATCTGCACAGCCAGAGCGGCACAAGGTCGTGCGCACTTCCAATGTTCCCAACATGAATTCCGGTCTCAATCTGGCCCGCATGGCGCAGTTTGAGGCGGGCAGCAAGCTTGGGGCCAATACCGTGCGACCGTCCATGCAACAGATGATGGGCATGGCTCAGCCCCAGAACCGTGTTCAGCAGCCCGGAGCAGTCTCCGGGCAATCTGCTGGCGGCGCGGGCATGGAGCAGGGATTTGCGCCCATGGAAATGCCCAACATGGATATTCCCCCGCTCACAGCCAGTGCTTTTGAAACGCAGGCTGGTGGGCAGCCCGCGCAAGCTGGCACACAGGCGTCCATGCAGGCCGCAATGCGCCCCGCGCAAGGGCAGCCCGGTCAGTTGCAGCCGCCGCAGCAGCCGCAGAAAGTACGCTTTACCACCAACGTGCCGCCCGCAGGCCGCGGCGGCAAGCAGGGGCTTATCCGTACACTGAATACTGATGGTTCTGGCCCCAATAGCCATGCTGGCGCGGGCATTGCTGCCTATCACGCCCAGCAGGCCCAACAGGGGCAGCCCGGCGGCATGCAGCCTGCGCAGGCGGCTCAGGCTGGCGGTGCACAGCCAGCGGCTCAGGTCAGCCCGCTGCCTATGGGGCCAGCAGGTTCTCCAGCGGCCATGGGAGTGAACCCGTCCTCGGCTCCGGCTGCCAGCCCGGTGATTACCACGGGCACGCCAATGCCAGCCCAGGGTGGAACGCCTGCCACTGCGCCGGGCATGGTCAGCCCCGTGCCACTCACCGGTGGACAGATATCGGTGCGGCAGAGCGGCAAGAATGCGGACAGCCGCAACGCGACCGCATCGGGAATACCGCCGCTTACAGCAACCGACGTGTACGGTGGCAGACAGTAG
- a CDS encoding flagellar protein FlgN, producing the protein MQNIIHESLSRQDKALCLLRDLLEEEYSSLLSRDTDTVVSLEFSIQELIRHLAVEKTFVIKLLGGMRVAEYAGVLPEDLGAAMLATLRSIDTSEQSVARQASRNTTLSLALLDQSSRTLQALTSQAMPPKAETYGRRGGMRTQHPQAALISGRL; encoded by the coding sequence ATGCAAAACATCATTCATGAATCGCTTTCGCGTCAGGATAAGGCCCTGTGCCTGTTGCGCGATCTTCTTGAAGAAGAATACAGCAGCCTTCTCAGCCGCGATACAGATACCGTGGTGTCTCTGGAATTTTCCATTCAGGAACTGATCCGCCATCTGGCGGTTGAAAAGACCTTTGTCATCAAGCTGCTTGGTGGCATGCGCGTGGCGGAATATGCTGGCGTGCTCCCCGAAGATCTTGGGGCGGCCATGCTGGCGACCTTGCGCAGCATAGATACGAGCGAGCAGAGCGTGGCGCGGCAGGCCTCGCGCAATACCACGCTTTCGCTGGCCCTGCTTGACCAGAGCAGTCGCACCCTTCAGGCCCTTACAAGTCAGGCCATGCCGCCCAAGGCGGAAACCTACGGCCGCCGTGGCGGCATGCGCACCCAGCATCCCCAGGCAGCGCTGATCTCCGGGAGGCTGTAG
- the flgK gene encoding flagellar hook-associated protein FlgK — translation MLSGLFNVGQTALNAAQAWISVTGSNIANADTEGYTRRYVDQRDAGTLTTKPGGEGLGVNAQQILRYFNSFLESSYVTQSSNSSRWSEQENIMGSVESLFNEANRTGVSAAMNKFFTAWKDLAQRPGDTASRESLLSYADNLSDMLGSTSDSVKALQSQMDVSIGQGVDRVNELAKSIASLNKQINANTIDGVSNPNALLDQRDMLVREMATYVNVSTVDKGNGDFTVSLATGQPLVQGINTNSLEVLSARAENRLSVGSSYGGKVQFDGSDSHEYTVEILSGGNAVAAGTSGNPTFRVSLDGGKTWLRDENGAELHYEISSNGTTVDPVQVKNLKISFSSLSNFTAGDKFDIMPKTGLYWNEPTRGPQNVTPQTFFDGTENQSRVSGGKLTTYFSIRDDNCGRYMDELDATAKSLIWEVNRIHSQGAGTSLLDYAQGQQTVLNTTVPLGSAQTVLPDSGKIQAGNVNFYFYDKTTGNYVSSGQLDFDTATAGVQNFDPTVHSLDDVAAAINNTFPTQLAATIQDGKLVISSAAGSNLQFALGTDSTGMMAALGVNTFFTGTDASTIAVNSQLHGNVNYIAAGQVNGQQQVNKGDNVNASAIGKLADTNVTISTVWKTTTNQTMAQYYASLVTTVGADTRLAKTNSEYHKTLTSDLDTQVSSASGVNLDEEMANLIKFQHSYTAAAKLITTADQMLQTLLGLKQ, via the coding sequence ATGCTCAGCGGTCTTTTTAATGTAGGGCAAACCGCCCTCAACGCCGCGCAAGCCTGGATTTCGGTCACTGGCAGCAATATCGCCAATGCCGATACCGAAGGCTACACCCGCCGGTATGTGGATCAGCGCGATGCGGGAACCCTCACCACCAAACCGGGCGGCGAGGGGCTGGGCGTTAACGCGCAGCAGATTCTGCGCTATTTCAACTCTTTTCTCGAAAGTTCCTACGTGACCCAGTCGAGCAATTCCTCGCGCTGGAGCGAGCAGGAAAACATCATGGGTTCGGTTGAAAGCCTGTTCAACGAGGCAAACCGTACAGGCGTAAGCGCCGCCATGAACAAATTTTTCACTGCCTGGAAGGATCTTGCCCAGCGCCCCGGCGACACTGCATCGCGTGAATCTCTGCTTTCGTATGCCGACAACCTCAGCGACATGCTTGGCAGCACGTCTGACAGCGTAAAGGCTCTGCAAAGCCAGATGGACGTGTCCATCGGGCAGGGGGTGGACCGCGTAAACGAGCTGGCCAAGAGCATTGCCTCGCTCAACAAGCAGATCAACGCCAATACCATTGACGGTGTCAGCAACCCCAATGCCCTGCTCGACCAGCGTGACATGCTCGTGCGCGAGATGGCCACCTACGTCAACGTTTCCACTGTGGACAAGGGCAACGGCGACTTTACGGTTTCGCTGGCCACCGGGCAGCCCCTTGTGCAGGGTATTAACACCAATTCGCTCGAAGTTCTCTCGGCCCGTGCAGAAAACCGGCTCTCCGTAGGTTCGTCCTACGGGGGCAAGGTGCAGTTTGATGGCTCCGACAGCCACGAATACACGGTCGAGATTCTTTCGGGTGGCAATGCTGTTGCTGCTGGTACCAGCGGCAACCCCACGTTTCGGGTTTCGCTCGATGGCGGCAAGACCTGGCTGCGCGACGAAAACGGCGCTGAACTGCATTACGAGATAAGCTCCAACGGTACCACCGTTGATCCGGTGCAGGTAAAGAACCTCAAGATTTCCTTCAGCTCTCTCAGCAATTTTACGGCTGGCGACAAGTTCGACATCATGCCCAAAACCGGGCTCTACTGGAACGAACCCACCCGTGGCCCGCAGAATGTTACGCCGCAGACCTTTTTTGACGGCACGGAAAACCAGAGCCGTGTGTCTGGCGGCAAGCTGACCACCTATTTCAGCATTCGCGACGACAACTGCGGCCGGTATATGGACGAGCTGGATGCCACGGCCAAGTCGCTTATCTGGGAAGTGAACCGCATCCACAGCCAGGGCGCGGGAACCTCGCTGCTCGACTACGCACAGGGTCAGCAGACTGTGCTCAATACCACCGTGCCCCTGGGTTCTGCCCAGACAGTTCTGCCCGATTCCGGCAAGATTCAGGCAGGCAACGTCAATTTCTACTTTTACGACAAGACCACGGGCAACTATGTATCATCTGGTCAGCTGGATTTTGACACAGCCACCGCTGGCGTGCAGAACTTTGACCCCACGGTGCATTCACTGGACGATGTGGCCGCCGCCATCAACAATACGTTTCCCACCCAGCTCGCCGCCACCATTCAGGACGGCAAGCTGGTGATAAGCTCGGCTGCGGGCAGCAACCTGCAGTTTGCCCTGGGTACGGACAGCACCGGCATGATGGCGGCCCTTGGGGTAAACACGTTTTTTACCGGCACGGACGCCAGCACCATAGCTGTGAACAGCCAGCTGCACGGCAATGTGAACTACATCGCGGCGGGGCAGGTAAACGGTCAGCAGCAGGTCAACAAGGGTGACAATGTCAATGCCTCGGCCATTGGCAAGCTGGCCGACACCAACGTGACCATCTCCACGGTGTGGAAAACCACCACCAACCAGACCATGGCGCAGTACTACGCCAGCCTTGTTACCACGGTTGGCGCAGACACCCGTCTGGCAAAAACCAACTCTGAGTATCACAAAACGCTCACCAGCGATCTTGATACGCAGGTAAGCTCTGCCTCCGGGGTAAACCTGGACGAAGAAATGGCCAACCTCATAAAATTTCAGCACTCCTACACGGCAGCGGCCAAACTTATCACCACCGCCGACCAGATGCTGCAAACCCTTCTTGGGCTTAAGCAATAG
- a CDS encoding flagellar hook protein, whose product MGIRVTQSRMYDTLTSQMQKNLSAYMESNEQGSTQKKINRPSDDPAGTYRVLTTRNDIEATNQYQSNVDTAKGWLTLTDNVLGTQLSTALTSLKSLAEQAATGTYTAANRQQIAYQARQIFGQILNLSNTQYEGNSIFGGQRYDRSAFQEGLALTSADTNWNTAIQAGGYSIQGAAKTSMMVQFTSTGTLDGGPQTFRWSEDGGTTWNTGTTAGRTMTLNGVTVTMNSDMAVTAADVTAGAGSHNGTLVYIRPTAVYQGDDNDPPPTMTVMGGPANLVTSASGAFGGNVLVRMDSAANLASSGTTVNYSYSTDSGSTWISATATTNGSNNMRLLVPSGYVDLDATTVAGNTVTAGTQILVHPNRADLNLEIMKDSYVSVNNVGKDVFGGYYEGKPALDSSTNLFDMVGDFVSYCENNNQEGCQQTLTRIASVQQNVLTQTARVGGLENRVTTASDMLSFQKVDQQERLSYTEDIDLTELLTKLTRQQLTYQTVLQSSSKIMQMSLSSYL is encoded by the coding sequence ATGGGTATTCGCGTTACACAAAGCAGAATGTATGACACCCTGACGAGCCAGATGCAGAAGAATCTGTCTGCGTACATGGAAAGCAACGAACAGGGCTCAACCCAGAAAAAGATCAACCGCCCTTCGGACGATCCTGCCGGAACCTATCGCGTTCTCACCACGCGTAACGATATTGAGGCGACCAATCAGTATCAGAGCAACGTTGATACGGCCAAGGGCTGGCTTACGCTGACTGACAACGTGCTTGGAACCCAGCTCAGTACCGCGCTTACAAGCCTGAAGAGCTTGGCAGAGCAGGCCGCTACGGGAACCTACACTGCGGCGAACCGCCAGCAGATTGCCTACCAGGCCCGGCAGATTTTTGGACAGATTCTCAATCTCTCCAACACCCAGTACGAGGGCAACAGCATTTTTGGCGGCCAGCGTTATGATCGCAGCGCCTTTCAGGAGGGGCTGGCCCTGACCAGCGCCGACACCAACTGGAATACGGCCATTCAGGCTGGCGGCTACTCCATTCAGGGGGCAGCCAAAACCTCGATGATGGTGCAGTTTACCAGCACCGGCACGCTGGACGGTGGCCCCCAGACCTTTCGCTGGTCTGAGGACGGCGGTACAACCTGGAATACGGGAACCACTGCTGGCAGAACCATGACGCTGAACGGCGTGACTGTAACGATGAACAGCGACATGGCCGTTACCGCGGCCGATGTTACCGCTGGCGCCGGCTCGCACAACGGTACCCTTGTGTATATCAGGCCCACCGCCGTGTACCAGGGTGACGACAACGATCCGCCGCCCACCATGACGGTCATGGGCGGGCCTGCGAACCTGGTCACGTCAGCTTCTGGCGCTTTTGGCGGCAACGTTCTGGTGCGTATGGACAGCGCGGCCAACCTTGCCTCGTCTGGTACAACGGTCAATTATTCGTACAGTACCGACAGCGGTTCAACCTGGATTTCGGCCACAGCCACCACCAACGGCTCAAACAATATGCGCCTGCTGGTTCCCAGCGGTTATGTGGATTTGGATGCAACAACAGTGGCGGGCAATACCGTTACCGCAGGAACGCAGATTCTGGTGCACCCCAACCGCGCTGATCTGAACCTGGAAATAATGAAAGACTCATATGTTTCCGTAAACAATGTGGGCAAGGATGTTTTTGGCGGTTATTACGAGGGTAAACCGGCTCTTGATTCTTCCACTAACCTGTTTGACATGGTTGGTGATTTTGTCAGCTATTGCGAAAACAACAATCAGGAAGGCTGCCAGCAAACCCTTACCAGAATCGCCAGTGTGCAGCAGAATGTTCTTACGCAGACTGCCCGCGTGGGCGGACTGGAAAACCGGGTTACGACCGCCAGTGACATGCTCAGCTTTCAAAAGGTAGACCAGCAGGAACGTTTGAGTTATACTGAAGACATAGACCTGACCGAGTTGCTGACAAAACTTACACGGCAGCAGTTGACATATCAGACAGTGCTTCAGTCTTCTTCAAAGATCATGCAGATGAGCCTGTCCAGTTATCTCTGA
- the csrA gene encoding carbon storage regulator CsrA gives MLILTRRPGESLYLGENIRITILGMQGKQVKLGLEVPDDTTIYREEVYKRVVEENRRALETSTNDLMVAAELWHETKK, from the coding sequence ATGCTCATATTGACGCGACGCCCAGGAGAAAGCCTTTATCTGGGCGAAAATATACGCATAACTATCCTGGGCATGCAGGGCAAACAGGTCAAGCTAGGCCTGGAAGTGCCCGATGACACCACGATTTATCGCGAAGAAGTGTACAAGCGGGTTGTTGAAGAAAACCGTCGCGCCCTTGAAACCAGTACTAACGACCTCATGGTGGCTGCTGAACTATGGCACGAAACAAAGAAATAG
- the fliW gene encoding flagellar assembly protein FliW, whose translation MARNKEIEIDTRLGRRCIDADKVIHFPRGLAGFENERDFVLLQIRPEAPLLILQSVSTPVVGLLVADPYSFFDKSYAPQVGDAEKQLLNIESLEQAALLVTVSIPAGAPEKAVLNLTGPIVINYEARMGLQVPQCADGPQQVNMHTLQPVEGEGLGGGPASGEAAPQK comes from the coding sequence ATGGCACGAAACAAAGAAATAGAAATCGACACCCGTCTTGGACGTCGCTGTATCGATGCGGACAAGGTTATCCACTTTCCCCGCGGTCTGGCTGGTTTTGAAAACGAGCGGGACTTTGTCCTGCTGCAGATCAGGCCAGAAGCACCGCTGCTCATCCTGCAAAGCGTGAGTACACCGGTTGTTGGACTGCTGGTTGCTGATCCTTACAGCTTTTTTGACAAATCCTACGCGCCGCAAGTGGGAGACGCAGAAAAGCAGCTGCTGAACATTGAAAGCCTTGAGCAGGCGGCCCTGCTGGTGACGGTTTCCATCCCCGCTGGCGCGCCCGAAAAGGCCGTGCTCAACCTTACGGGGCCCATTGTCATCAATTATGAGGCGCGCATGGGCTTGCAGGTTCCACAATGTGCCGATGGGCCGCAGCAGGTAAACATGCATACGCTTCAGCCGGTAGAAGGCGAAGGGCTGGGGGGTGGGCCTGCCTCTGGTGAGGCTGCGCCGCAAAAATAA
- a CDS encoding YnfA family protein, with translation MIKTFALFVATALAEITGCYLPWLWLRRGGSAWLLVPACLSLALFAWLLTLHPAASGRVYAAYGCVYVVTALLWLRIVDGVALANTDILGGLVALAGMGIIVWGWGNPV, from the coding sequence ATGATTAAGACATTTGCGCTCTTTGTTGCTACGGCACTGGCTGAGATTACAGGGTGTTATCTGCCGTGGCTTTGGCTGCGCAGAGGGGGATCGGCATGGCTGCTTGTTCCCGCCTGTCTGAGCCTGGCTCTTTTTGCGTGGTTGCTTACCCTGCATCCGGCGGCAAGCGGCAGGGTGTACGCGGCCTACGGCTGCGTGTACGTGGTTACTGCCCTGCTTTGGCTACGGATTGTGGACGGCGTTGCTCTGGCAAACACCGACATTCTGGGCGGACTGGTGGCACTTGCAGGAATGGGAATAATCGTGTGGGGGTGGGGAAATCCGGTTTGA
- the dnaJ gene encoding molecular chaperone DnaJ gives MELDYYEVLGVSRSAEDDEIKRAYRKLALKYHPDHNPDNAEAEQKFKEAAEAYDVLRDPEKRARYDRFGRAGVQGGAGGFGSNDDIFAHFSDIFGDLFGFSTATRGPRPMAGADLRYNLTITFAQAAKGDEISISLPKHVTCSECNGSGAAPGSKAETCRQCNGSGQVRRSQGFFQIAMPCPSCQGTGRVITKPCPKCKGEGITTDTRELVVRVPAGVDSGTRLRVRGEGEPGVHGGPAGDLYVVLTVEQDKRWQRQGQDLIYTLEINFVQAALGHRAEVPGLDGNLPLEIPKGIQSGTLLRMTGEGMPYPGRRSRGDLLVEVKVLTPTRLSSKQEDLLREFEAAAEKSPLEKVKKAAKKISKAMGID, from the coding sequence ATGGAGCTCGATTACTACGAAGTGCTGGGCGTAAGCCGCAGCGCCGAAGACGACGAAATTAAACGGGCCTACCGTAAGCTGGCCTTAAAGTATCACCCCGACCACAACCCCGACAATGCCGAGGCCGAGCAGAAGTTCAAGGAAGCCGCCGAGGCCTACGATGTGCTGCGCGACCCCGAAAAACGCGCGCGCTACGACCGCTTTGGCCGCGCAGGCGTGCAGGGCGGTGCTGGTGGTTTTGGCAGCAATGATGATATCTTTGCGCATTTCAGCGATATTTTCGGCGATCTTTTTGGCTTTTCCACCGCCACCCGTGGTCCCCGCCCCATGGCCGGGGCAGACCTGCGCTACAACCTGACCATCACGTTTGCCCAGGCAGCCAAGGGCGACGAGATCAGCATTTCCCTGCCCAAGCACGTGACCTGTTCCGAATGCAACGGCAGCGGCGCGGCTCCGGGCAGCAAGGCAGAAACCTGCCGCCAGTGCAATGGCTCTGGTCAGGTTCGCCGCTCGCAAGGATTCTTTCAGATTGCCATGCCCTGCCCTTCGTGTCAGGGCACGGGCCGAGTGATCACCAAGCCCTGCCCCAAGTGCAAGGGCGAGGGCATCACCACCGACACCCGCGAACTGGTAGTGCGTGTGCCAGCCGGTGTGGACAGCGGCACCCGCCTGCGCGTGCGCGGCGAGGGCGAACCCGGTGTGCACGGCGGCCCTGCGGGCGACCTGTACGTGGTGCTTACCGTAGAGCAGGACAAACGCTGGCAGCGCCAGGGCCAGGACCTCATCTACACGCTCGAAATCAACTTTGTGCAGGCGGCACTGGGGCACCGGGCCGAAGTTCCCGGCCTCGACGGCAACCTGCCCCTTGAAATTCCCAAGGGCATCCAGAGCGGCACCCTGCTGCGCATGACGGGCGAAGGCATGCCCTACCCTGGCCGCCGTTCACGTGGCGACCTGCTGGTAGAGGTCAAGGTGCTCACCCCCACGCGTCTTTCTTCCAAGCAGGAAGATCTGCTGCGCGAATTTGAGGCCGCGGCTGAAAAAAGCCCGCTGGAGAAAGTAAAGAAGGCTGCCAAAAAAATCAGCAAAGCCATGGGCATTGACTAG
- the rpoZ gene encoding DNA-directed RNA polymerase subunit omega → MARITVEDCQERVDNRFLLVQMAIKRVHQYREGYEPLVESRNKEAVTALREIAAGKVLPDDVSLYNPLPGQEVAAAEE, encoded by the coding sequence ATGGCCCGTATTACCGTTGAAGATTGCCAGGAACGCGTGGACAACCGTTTTCTGCTGGTGCAGATGGCTATCAAGCGCGTGCATCAGTACCGCGAAGGCTACGAACCCCTGGTGGAATCGCGCAACAAAGAGGCCGTGACCGCCCTGCGCGAAATCGCCGCAGGAAAGGTTCTGCCTGATGATGTCAGTCTTTACAACCCCCTGCCCGGCCAGGAAGTGGCCGCCGCAGAGGAATAG